Within Lolium rigidum isolate FL_2022 chromosome 5, APGP_CSIRO_Lrig_0.1, whole genome shotgun sequence, the genomic segment CATTAGGCCACGGGGGCCTCGCCTATCATCCGTTGCTTCAACCCCACTTTActacagttcaaaaaaaaaaaaccccactTTACTATTGCCTCCGCCTTTTCTTGCACAGTGCTCTCTCTTCCTTTCCTTGAGCGAGCAAGCCTCCCTCCACTTTAAATTGCTGTTAATCTCTAGCTTAAGGCTCAAGCATAGTTGGACGGAACTGCTAGCTTCTGGCAGTCTCAGATAACCGTCGCTTTTATATCACCTGTGCCATGCCGTCTCACCATCATTGTTGCCATCACCAGCCGCTACCTCCGCGCTCGCGCCTGTAGCCCTCACTCACGCAGACGCAgggatccatccatccatccacgaGCGCGATGGGACGCGAGGCGGCGGCGTGCTCCTCCAAGCCCAAGCTGCGGAGGGGgctgtggtcgccggaggaggacgagaAACTCTACAACCACATCATCCGCTACGGCGTCGGCTGCTGGAGCTCCGTCCCAAAGCTCGCCGGTATGTTTTTACGTATATATGAGCAGTCACTCAGTCAGAGCTAGCTAGGAGCTAACTTGTCTGTGTTTATCTCTTCCTTGTGCTAGTAATAAGTAAGTAAAATGTGATTATTTCTGTGTTCAGGTTTGGAGAGATGTGGCAAGAGCTGCAGGCTCAGATGGATCAACTACCTGAGGCCTGATCTCAAGAGAGGCAGCTTCTCCCAGCAGGAGGAGGACCTCATTGTCAGCCTTCACAAGATCCTTGGCAACAGGTGTGAATAACTAACTAATCTTAACAGCTACGACCTCCTAGCTACTTACCCTTAGCTTCACATGAACTGTGCGGCGACCGACAACCCCAGCAGACATGCATCTGACACTAGGAATATATGTTCAATTTTACTGTTCTCTGATTTTGATCGGAGTTAAGCAGCTGGCTGGCTATTGCATACAGAAACAAGTGGACTGGCCTGAATTGTTGTATGTCGTATATATGTGGCCAGGTGGTCCCAGATAGCGTCGCAGCTGCCAGGCCGGACAGACAACGAGATCAAGAACTTTTGGAACTCGTGCatcaagaagaagctccggcagcGGGGCATCGACCCCACCACCCACAAGCCGCTCAACGACGCCGAGCCGCACGACGAGTGCAAGCAGCAGCTGCTGGGTGCGGAGGACGAACACTGCTTTGGAGGCGCCGCTGGCAGCGAcatcgaccccctggcgccgccgcACTCCCCTGTCGACTGCAGCTTCGACCCCATGTCCGTGACCAACGTCCCGGCAATGCAGGCTTCCTACGGCTCCTTCTGCGACTACGGCGGCGTCTCCTCCGACGCCGCCACGTACAGCGCCTACACCGGTGGCGGCGACAGCTCCAGCAACAGCAACGGCACCTGGGGGACCTGCGCCAATGTGGTGGAGCCGCTCGCGCACATGGACATCTTCCGCGACGCCGAGCCGTACCCGTTCCTCGACCCGGCCAAGTTCAGCCCCTGGCACCAGCACCAGGATCCCCACCAGCAGCACGGtgccggcggcgcctcctccgaGAGCTTCCCGATCCGGTCGCTGTCCCGAGACCTGCCGGAGTCGTGCTTCGAGCTCGCCCGCGGCGCCCTGGAGGACGagttcgacttcctctagctcactaGGGGATGATCCAGCTTCATGCACGTCTCCATCGATATTCGACAGCCACACACACATCTGGAGATACAAACTTCACTCCACCTGATCAATAGATCGGTCACCGTCGGCATCATGCGTGGCTTCGTCACAGATATGCATGCTTCGCGTATGCAGCTCTCGTTATTTTTCCAACACCCCCCTCTCCTGGAAGTACTTACTCCATTAAGTTGTTTATTAATTAGTTAACAGAATGGTATACTGTGATCATAATAAGggttatatatatacacacacacggcCCCCAATTCATGGGGGTCATGCTTTTGTAAGGGAAGAACATGCTGTGTTCATGGAATGTTCAATTCGATGTCTAACTTTTGCGCCTTGCACTCCATGAATCTTGGAACTAGCGCAGTACTGCGCGCCGAATGTACATCCATGCATGCAACCAGTGGCCAGTTCACGGTCGACATAAAACTAACTTAATTTTCGGTGATTCAGTTTTATgtgtaatttatatgtaattggGGGACAAAATATGCAATTATATCGGATTTGGTAGCTGAGAACTAACTTAGTTCTTATTTAAATCCTACAccattttacccgcaaaaaaaaatcctACACCATTTGATTGCATCACGATTCGTGTGTGTATGAGTTGTAAGATGGATTATAAGTGAGTTGTTTCGGTTGTAAGTGGGGGTTGGAACTAGATTTATTTAAGTTGCAATTGGGCCGGAATGCAACTGAGGAAAATAATCCGGATGTAGATTTGTTTTGTGATTCGTGCTAGTCATAAGTTACGGCATGGGTTGTAAAATTTGATGACTTCATCTAACTAAGAATTAAGTTACTTCTCCGTCGACTGACAATAAATCACACCCCAAAATTATGTACCCATGTGTAATTATCGAATTACAACGCAAATCTAATAGTCCGTCCATCCTACAAAAGATgtcttagatctaaaatttatctaaatttgattGTATCTAAACCGGAGGGCGGAGTACCTAAAACTAATTTAGCTCTAATTAACCTAACTAGCAGAATAGATATCTTTACATATATACTTTCGCGAGATACTTTTACAGTTAGAGTATCCATGTTAATTTCCCTCGGAATATTACGCGTCCTGCGTCCATTGCAAATGGACCTAGGCCTTGTTCAACAATCAATAAGACGTGGTTGCTGCGCAGCGACGTGTTACGACGTCGTACAGCGTGAGCGCGACACCGCGAGGGCTAAAGTCTTCAAATTTTTCTTGGTTTGGCAACGACGTCGCGAACTGTCACATGATAGCGTCTTGTCCCCTTTGCTTGTGTCCGTCTCGTACGTATGTGCATGGATGCTGCCTTTCCTCAACGGTACGGATCGATCGACATTGATCGATATAGTGTTTCCAGTACGGAACTAAAGTAAATACAGTAATAAATTTCTTTTGTGAGGGGTACAACATCGTATTACTTGTAGAAAACATAGAGAGTGCATTATATTTTCTTCTGCAGAGAGAAGTGCTCGGCCATTCATGATTGCTGACAGCATGGACCGAGCTGCTGAGCTGAGCACGTGTCACCTGACACTAGTAGTCCCTATTCATATTACTCCGTACTTGACACTAGTATGGATGACACTAAGTATGGATGTACCTGTAAGCTAAAATACGTGCTAGATACATTTATATTAAGtacaactaatatggatcggaggagtACTAAATCACTACTCGGAACTAACTTAGTTCTCAAAGGTAGGAAGTCTGACtacgagttagggttagggtttggcgaCGAGCGGGCGATCGAGCGCCGCCACCCTGCCATCTCGGGAGCATCATGAGTCTTCGTGGTCATCGAGTCTCTGAGGACGGCGTGGAGTCCGGGTCGGTCACGAAGGAGAGTCCGGGCGGAGTACAACCTCCGTTAGGTTGGAGGAGTAAGGAAGGTCCAGGCCGCGGTGGTTTAAAAGGCGATCTCGGGGCAAAGGAAATCCGAGACGAGAAGAAGAAGACCTATGAAAATCCTCTTTTTGGCCACGATCCTGGTGTAGATCCAAGCTTTGCAAGGTTTTGGGTGATGGATCCTGCTCGCAATGGTGGTGATCAAGGGGGAGCCGGTGAGGCACCTACCCACTCGAAGTTATTAGCTGGGACTACACCCATCTCTCTGCGCGGCCGAGAGTTTTCGTCGGCGTTTAGCCATGAGGATCCGAAGTGAACGGGAACCGGCCCTCGGCGATCAAGTAGGGTTTAGAGGATCCGGAGGATTTCTTGGGCGGCGAGGTGGAAATGGAGGACGATGATATtcgtgagttggaggaggaggtggaggaacatgTGCCGGAGATGCAGCGACGCTGGAGTTTACTTGGAAGATACATCAGCCAGCGGATGCCTGACCTTGAAGATATGACATACCACTTCAATGCCAAAGTCTAGAGGCTGCGTACGGGGGTTAATTTCGCCCCGCTAGGGAAGAATTGGTTTAAGATCACTCTATTCTCTGAAGGAGATTTCAACTTTGTCTCACAGGGCGGTCCATGGATATACATAGGCTACCCATTGCTCGTCACCAAGGTACAAGGGGAGATGAGACCGTCTGAAACTGTACTAAATTCTGTTCCACTATGGTTACAGGTATATGACTTGCCATGGAATCGCCAGAAGAAGGCCACGGCTATGCTTATTGGGAACAAGCTGGGAAAATATTTGGAGGCAGATTTGGATGCAGAGGGTAAAAGTCAATATGGTTTTTTGAGGTTGCGGGTAGAGATCCCGATTGACCGTCGTCTGCGCCAGTCAAACACTACCCATGTGAAAGGAaaggaggagaatgatgcaagtgCTTTTCTGCTCCGGTATGAAAGGGTGCCTTACTTTTGTTTTGGTGCGGATTCATTGGGCACGATGATACTGATTGTGAGAAGATGCGCATTGGCATTCCTTCTTTGGATTATGACGCTCGTTTAAGGTGTTCGCCAGTCCGGAAGTTTGAGCGTAGGCAAGCGTATGGCCACCCACAGGGCCAGCCTTCGGTTAGGATGGGTCTGAACTTTTCCTCAAGTGATGAAAACTCTGCAACTCTTGGAGTACCATCAGATCGGAGGAGGAATAGTAGGGTTGTCAGACACACAGGGGATCACATACCAGCAAGGGTGGATGCTTGGGATGGTTTTGAGGACGGTGAGAAGGAAGGGTCGGCAGAGGTGGATCATGAACTGTCATCTAAAATAAATCTGATGAATCTTCCTCTTGCGTGTGTGGAGGAAAGGCCATGTAATGGAAGAATACAAAAGAAGTCAGCGACACGGTGGGGGCGTTCTCGTGGTGCGGGGCGAACAAATGGTGGTGGGGTGCAACATAGGATGGTTGTTGAGGCTCCGCTCCCTCTTGCCATGTACCCCGCCTACCCAAGTGCTAGCTACCTTGCTGGATTGGGAAGCGAGGAGATGGTCCCGCCACTTAGAGGACTGAGTTCCTTTGTGTTCTTGGCGGGAGATACCTCCATGACTGATGTGGACTCCATTTTGGGTAAGCGTGGTGCGGGGCACCAAGAaggggagtgatacgtccaaaacgtatccactttctcgaacacttttgctattgttttgcctctaatttgtgtattttggatacaactaacatggactaacgctgttttcagcagaattgctctggtgtctcatttttgtgcagaaattcaactttcggaaANNNNNNNNNNNNNNNNNNNNNNNNNNNNNNNNNNNNNNNNNNNNNNNNNNNNNNNNNNNNNNNNNNNNNNNNNNNNNNNNNNNNNNNNNNNNNNNNNNNNTCATGTCAATGTCACACAACTTCAATGAGAACATGGGGGCTGTGCACGCCAATCACTAGGGGACACCGCGGCCCTTTGCCTGTGAGAATGTGAAGTAAGCAAAAGTGTGTGCATTAGGGAGAAAATCTTGTCCACTAACCCACCAAGGACACAGTGGCTAAGCTCAACTAATGTGCCAAACCTGGGCATGCTAGTCCTAGCATTAGCTCAGCTTAGGCTTTTTGCTCCAGTCACCAAAGCACAAGTGACGTTATTTTAAGcaaggtacattttgtagccttaTTTACCTTTTTTCCTTTCAAGCCTATTTGTGGGGTCAGCCTTGTTgtccaaacaacaaacaattgctccGAATCATCCAAGGAAAACCTCTGCTGTTTGTGGTAGTACGCATAATAGTGTACTATTGCATTGCCAATGGACAAGAATGCCTCCAAGGACATGCCGATTGGATTGATCAGGACAGATGTCGTGCCACTGCCCACGCCACAAAGATCTCAAAGCAATGAATTTCAACAGGGGTTTGAGTGGCAATTGAAACTACCAGCAACTAGGTTCAGTTCTAGGATGTTTAATTATCCTATTCATTTTCATTGTGATGGAATTAATATATCTTAAGTTGCAGTCCTACTAGAAACATTTTGAAAATTTGACAGCCGGAATGGGCAGTCCACGTCAATCAACATTAATAAGCCCTGCTGCAACCATAAAAAACATATGAGGCGCGTGTGTAGGGCCTTGGGAACTTTAGGTATGCACTTGTCTTGCCATCATCATTGATGAAAAGTCCTTGCACGTAGGTTAAGATTACCAGCCAGGCTTTATGCCAACCCAATCAGGTTAAAGTGCCTAACCAAAAGACTAATCTTTCAGAAAGTTTTTAACCTAATGATAAGATGGCTTCCCAATGTTTGACTAGCATAAGGGTTCAGCAGCACCAAGGACAGATCACACGCACATGCATGGGGTGCACTCATCTTTATTTTGTTTCACAATAGATGTCCTTTAAAAGGAAGTGTATATTCTAATACAAATACAAACACTTGTAGTATACATACTGGTCAGTAGAAGAGACAGTGCACCTAAGTGCAAAAGAAAATGACAGTCAAAGAACTGCAGAGAAGGACTTAATTGTCTCGGAAAGCAAATGTGTAAGAGTGGCATGATAATGTATAGTAAAGACATGTCGATAACATAGTTACACAGATCATAGTGCATGAGGGACCACTGTTTTGTTAGTGGACTTACCATTTTCTTGCTGCTACCTCTTATAATGTATGCGATGGGTGATGTGTATACCTGTTTGTCATTTTCGAATCATAACAGATTGTGTATTCCTATAATCGAACAAGATTAAGACAAAGCAGCAACAGTTGTGTGCACATAGTTAATTCTGAAGTATCCAATGCGAAAAGCATAAGAGTGATAAATGGATGAAACAAGTACAACGGTGTAAACGGATTATAATCACAGCAAGTACAATTccgtaaaaaaaaatcacagcaagTACAGAAGGTTTTATACAAAAAAAAGTTGCTCTAAAATCATTTGATGAATTCCCTGATTACAATCTATTTTGCAGGAAAATAGTGGTACAGCAGGTGAGACCTGTTATACTGTGATCACATGGAAGCTGGAAGGCTTCAGCTACCCAAAGTCATCAGCTGTCTGAGATCAGTGGAAAACTTGATGGCAAATAATGTTTTTTCCTTTGTCACTCTACAGATTTCCGACAGGTTTTAACTTGAGTAGGGAGGACTTACAGATACACCAGGAATTGAATCAGAAAATACAGTGTATGGTAAatcgaaggatgtggcagaagcctGAATAAACCAGTGTCAGTACTAGACGCAAACACTGTTATCCCAGGCAAGTTTGGCTTATGCCATGATTTGTGAGGCCCAACTAAGAAGGAATCTCTACTGTCTTCTGGCACTACAAACAAAACAATAATAGCGTATGTGTCAGTATAAAACCAGCAACCGATCGGATGTTAAAATATGCAGACAAAAATTGTGACTGCACAGAATTAATCACAAGTCAAAGATTCTTTCTTACAGTAAATTCAGGATTCACGCAATGAACAAATTCAGTTTTCGTCGTCGTTGTCTTCAAGCAGATAGTCTTCAATTTGATTTCTGGATTGAAATATCACGGAATCAGTGCACTATAAGAATGAACAAGACAGTACACGAACAAATCAAATGAGCAACTGTAGATACAGAAACAAGTGGCGACATTAAATCAAACATTATCCTAATAAAAAATGCCATAACATCCAAAGGTTTACTGTTCTAATTAGCTAAATTACTGATGATGTATGCATCATATCTGTAAAAGAGCGGGAGACATCAACCGCACCTTAGCGAGCTTTGGCTGGCACTTGCAGTATCTACTCTCTCAGTCCAGAACTTCGGTAGTAGTGAAAAGAACTGGTCATACATGTTTGCACCTCCTGGTAGAATCTGGAAATGACAGCTTTGACAACAATAAGCAGTATAAAGATCAATTTTCTTCTGAGCCTTGTGCTTTGTGCTTTCCAAATTTTGCAGTTCTGATTCACTGAATGGACTTCGACATATCAGGCAAAGAACCTCAGAGAGAGTAGACTCATCGCTATCAACATTCTGGAATTTGGGACGCAGCCGTGATGGCAGGAAGTCGTGATAGCCATTTGCGGAGAACTTGTTAAATGAGAATGGCTTAAGCTTTTGTGCAGTTCTTACAACAGTATGCTCTCGAGAAGGATTCTCCTCCTGCCAATGTAGAACATGAAACCTGTAAGATTACGACTTGCACTTGTTCCAAGCAATTAATGGAAGCCATCGCTAAACAAGAATATAATCGAAGATTCGGTTCAATTTAGTGCCGCTGCATTCAAAGTCAGTATGCAAGTCCGTGTGCCATGCAAGGAATAAACTTACTTACCCTTAGTCGTGCAACAAAAGATGCAACTAAGCCATTGATCCCACTGCAAGGCCTATCGAGAAGTTGCTGTGTCTTCAAACTAAGCACACCAGTTAGAATAAATGCCATGAGAAGcacaattcaacaaaacaaaaatacaaATGCTTATCTTACCTATCGAGTTCACAGAGTAGGCTAAGCTCTTGGGCCAGGCAATCACGGAGTGGAAGCACGACAGGCACTTCCCACCGTGTATCAACGTACTGGACATCAGCTGGTAAGGAATAGCCTTGCCCCTGGAGATAATTAGCAACCTCTAAGTTCTCTTTGGGAACTACCAACAGGCGACGAAATAACATCGGAAGAGCATCTGCTATATACCTTCACTGTTGCAGATAGTACATGGCATGCTATTGCAGAGGCACATGATCCCAGCATGATCTTGGCATACCCGTTCTCCAGCGCAATCTGAACAACATACCAAATGAAATGGTAAATACGACTTAAGCCACCGAATAAAAGCATCCACCAAGATGGTGTAAATTGAATGCCAATTCTCAGCGGAAGCACTGATGGAAAACAACCTTCTGCAACGAAAGCATGCGCAAGCACTGAAGAAGGTCTTCCCTCCCAGTGTCATCATTAATCATGCCGACTAGCTCCCTCAGCCTTCCTTCACGGCCGTTTGATTCCGAGGAGAACACGTCCTCAAGAGGTGTGATGTGCATCGCTTTATCACTCGGCAATATACTCGAGACAATTGACTTGATATCTGCAATCGCCAGATCAACTTCACGTCTCGGCTTCGACAACAAAGCGCTCTCGTCGACGAACGCCACCCCGACGTCAAAGACCGGTAGGGCCTGCGAGTTGCTCGCGTCCCAGCTCTCGACCGCCTTGGACCGCATGTCGTGTATGAATTGCAGAGCCACCCTGTATAACATATGTATCAACAAGCGTGACATTTTGTAGGTCGGGCTACAAGTAGctcgttttttcaaaatttgaaaatggcaTTTTATAGTTTCAAAAAATTAGGAACAAAAATTCTAtaggtagccaatgatgtactctacaacTGTGAAAAAAAAAGACTCAGTATTTTGGGCTATGCAAAATTAAGAAATCCATGGATTTGAAAACGTGAACAGTGTAGATTGTGGCCTTTCTTCTACCTCTCAATCTCGCTCAGAAAACAGAGAGAAAAAGGCAATGACAAGGGTTTTGTGCTGCAAACTACTTAGCAGCTTTTCTGCTTCGTTCTCCTTTTATTCAACAAGGGGACTGATCGTGCTAAGTCACACGACGCCCACATCGGACGTGCCATCCCACGTCCAGGCGATCGAGTCTTGCGCAAGGATCAAGTCAAAACTGAAACAAACTATCCTATCTGTTGCTAGAAAATAGCTGAAACTCTAACTGAACCACTGACAGGTAACTACACCTGACGCTACTGGATTTTATTCAAATGAAACTAGATTAGCCAACATAGATTTTGAAACCTCCAACATTTGCCAGAATTTGTGTAGCCTCCAATATAATATATTTCATCCTAAAAATTTGCACGGTGGTAGAGTACATCACTGGCTACATTCAGATTCTTTTTGAAACTCTAAATGTTGAATTCGAAGaatgctacatgtagctcgggctacacttTGAGTTTTCCATGTACCAGCAGTTAATTTCAAAGGGTCGAAAGAGATAGCTCTTCGAATTAAGAATCTCTGAACGGGACGAAATTACTAGGGATCAAGAAaataggtgtgtgtgtgtgggggaaaGTGGACCTGGAGGCGGGGCCGCCGGAGAAGGCGAGGAGGACGGAGTCGGTGGGCCGCACCATGGCGTTGCTCGTGACGGCGAGCTTGAACTTCCCGAAGAGGTGGGCGCGCAAGCACTCGCCGCACAGGCCGACGCCTCCGGCAACCACGACGACGGCGCCGACGCCGCACTTGCcgcaggtggcggc encodes:
- the LOC124651243 gene encoding myb-related protein Hv33-like — protein: MGREAAACSSKPKLRRGLWSPEEDEKLYNHIIRYGVGCWSSVPKLAGLERCGKSCRLRWINYLRPDLKRGSFSQQEEDLIVSLHKILGNRWSQIASQLPGRTDNEIKNFWNSCIKKKLRQRGIDPTTHKPLNDAEPHDECKQQLLGAEDEHCFGGAAGSDIDPLAPPHSPVDCSFDPMSVTNVPAMQASYGSFCDYGGVSSDAATYSAYTGGGDSSSNSNGTWGTCANVVEPLAHMDIFRDAEPYPFLDPAKFSPWHQHQDPHQQHGAGGASSESFPIRSLSRDLPESCFELARGALEDEFDFL
- the LOC124652358 gene encoding cytoplasmic tRNA 2-thiolation protein 2-like, which translates into the protein MASCGGGGGGGGCGANCSSSAADDAPEERLGRLSIATGAAATCGKCGVGAVVVVAGGVGLCGECLRAHLFGKFKLAVTSNAMVRPTDSVLLAFSGGPASRVALQFIHDMRSKAVESWDASNSQALPVFDVGVAFVDESALLSKPRREVDLAIADIKSIVSSILPSDKAMHITPLEDVFSSESNGREGRLRELVGMINDDTGREDLLQCLRMLSLQKIALENGYAKIMLGSCASAIACHVLSATVKGQGYSLPADVQYVDTRWEVPVVLPLRDCLAQELSLLCELDSLKTQQLLDRPCSGINGLVASFVARLREENPSREHTVVRTAQKLKPFSFNKFSANGYHDFLPSRLRPKFQNVDSDESTLSEVLCLICRSPFSESELQNLESTKHKAQKKIDLYTAYCCQSCHFQILPGGANMYDQFFSLLPKFWTERVDTASASQSSLRNQIEDYLLEDNDDEN